Genomic segment of Salvia hispanica cultivar TCC Black 2014 chromosome 2, UniMelb_Shisp_WGS_1.0, whole genome shotgun sequence:
TGTTTCTTAACCTGAGGTCTCCTGTTTTCAGGTGAAAGATGGATTTCCATCCGAGCCTGTGTCGTCTGTATCTGCTGGGGGCAATGTTGTGCCTGGAAAAAGTGCAACTGATCAATCTGTAAGTTCGGAGCAGGGTCCCTATTATCCACCTACCAGCtgttatgattattattatccGGGTAAGGTTTTCATCTCCATCAGGAATTTAGAACAGTTTATATCttcctccctccgtcccccattagttGTCCACTTTGGTTCCGGCACGGGttagaaatgtaaaggaaagtgagttaaaaagttagtgaaatatgggtcctacttttgTTTATtggtttcataataaaatgtgagtggaataagttagtggaatgtggggcctacttaccatttatggtaaaagtgaaagtggacaattaatgggggacggacgaaaatggcaaaagtgaacagtattgacattttcaactGAAATAAATGATTGCTTTCTTTATAGTATAACAGAAATACTGTAGTGCAGGAGTTCTGgagaataataatagtattacatTAGGCTATGAAAATGTTTAGTTTATCATATTATATGGTAAAGACATTAACTTGTCAGTGTTTGATTTGTAGAGGTGCCAGTGCCACTTTATGAGGTTTAATTCTATAATTAGGTTGCCATATGTGATCTCTTGTTTCTGTCTGTAGCTACTAGCTAGAACTTACTGCAATCTTTGTAAACCTTATCAACGCAATTGTTTCTTGGCCATCAGAATGGGGCGAGCATTTGGGGACGGGGGTACTTACTGTAATGGTTGGATGGATgttttttccttaaaattgaagattttagATATGTTTTTGATCCATTAAATTCCTTATATTCTACAGGATACAATGGGAACTTTACCCAGCCTGATGACAAAGGTTTTCCTAACACTCCAGGTGGTTCTTATGCGGTATGCTCTTTGTGGCGTGCTTTCTTGATTTGTAAATTCCTGTTTTTCTGTCTGTACTTCAATATGtatttttcttgaatattaCTCCTTGTATGATGATTCTCTGACTTACCAGGGAATTCAACAGGATAATGCTTCACTCCTATATTACGTTCCTGGCTATGGTCCATATTCAACTGGTTTTGTGGGTGTTGATGGAAAACAAGCATACACATCATCTGAATATCCCTGCTCATATGGGTCAGAGGTGTTTCCATGCTATACATATGATTCGACCTATGCTGGGAATGGTTCGTCCAGCAATAAAAGTGGCTCTGTAAAATCTGCAGGCACTAGTGGCTCTGGGAGGTCAAATGGCTTTAATGTTGCCAAAACTCATAGCAACCTCTCAAGCAAATCTTCAGCTTTACCTTATAATTACAAAACACAACAGCCAAATTCTTCGAGTTCTGTCTATCAGAATCAGTCTCTTCATCCATTGAACAAGGTATTGTCTTAGGATCAATGTATTTCAAATCCAGCTGCTTGTTTCGATGATTGACTATCACATTTTAACATGGAGAGGAGAAACGGATGAAACTActgtatgatattttttgtttggaaTCTCATAATAGCAATTTTGTTCCCAAGTTCACTTTGTTACTAAAAACTCATTTGGCCTAGTATAATTTGGTCCATTGAATTGTGCAAAGATTATGTGATTTTGTATTCTGGCTTCTGTTGTGCTTTATATCATTGCTTTGATGTTTGTTCTTATCCtggtttttattttcttgcagTTTGGTGCTGGTTTCCAGTCATCTGGCCTCATGAGAGGAATTCAGCCTTCTGGAAACTTCTCTTCATTTACTAGCCGGAATCCTCGTCCTTTTCCGCAATATGGTCAGGTGAATTACCAGTCGAATGCTGGTTTATGGAACAACAACTACAGATCCAGGTCAAGAGAAAATTTTGGCAGAAGTGGAGAAGTCAAAGCTGCGAGTGAACTAACTCGTGGCCCTAGGGCTGACAGTAAGAATTCCTCTAAGTCGCCAGCTGATGTCGAACAATTGGGTTTCGCAATTGATAGAGATAAATACAACTTACAAGAGTTTGAGGCAGTGTATGATAGTGCAAAGTTCTTTGTGATCAAGTCATATAGCGAAGATGATATTCACAAATGCATCAAATATGATGTCTGGTCAAGTACTCCAAATGGCAATAAGAAGTTAGATGCTGCTTTCCGTGAAGCTGATGCTAAAACGACAGAGGCAGGCAAAAAATGTCCAGTGTTCCTATTTTTTTCGGTGAGTTTGTGCTCCTTTATTTGACCTAGTACAAGAAGTTAGTAGTTGCTGTTATTATTGGCcacatcattttatcttcttatAGTCATGTTATTATTATCGGTCATATACCTTATGTATCTTCTTATAACCATGTTTTTTGCGTtctgtatttaattttttttgtatctgGTAATTGTGAGTCACAAGATTTGTGTTGTGTACTTCAGGTGAATGGAAGTGGGCAGTTTGTCGGTGTTGCTGAGATGATTGGCCATGTTGATTTTAGCAAAAATATGGACTTTTGGCAGCTCGACAAATGGAATGGCTTCTTCCCATTGAAGTGGCACATCATAAAAGATGTCCCCAACACTCAATTGCGACACATTATCCTTGAAAACAATGATAATAAGGCCGTTACTTATAGCAGGGACACTCAAGAGGTAAATATTTCCTTTTCCCAGATTTCAATTCATCATTACAAGCTTGTATTTTGGTTGATCCTGTTTAACTCTACCTGTTTCTTGCAGGTTGAACTGAAACAGGGCCTAGAAATTCTAAGCATATTTAAGAATTACTCTGCTAAAACTTGCGTGCTCGATGACTTCAACTTTTATGAAAATCGTGAAAAGGCGCTGAAAGCAAAGAGGAGTGGTGTACCTGTTTCTCAAACCAATGGCTTTAGAAACAATGATTATGAGGTGAGCTTTTGTGATATACACATGCTTAAGCTTATTGATGTTGATGCAAATGTTTTACTTCTAACTGATATCTAATGTACAGAAGCACTCTGGAGAGTCTGCCAAGAACAATCAGTCAGATACTCCATCACTTGTTTCGCTGACTGAAAACCTTTCGCTCGAGACTCAACCTCTGCAGAGTAGTATATGAGCGCGATCAGTTAGGATAATATAGGGGGGAGAGAGGTTGATTTTCATCAGTTTTGTTAGGTAagtttttcattgttttcaaGATTCCCATTACcctgatttttttatatctttttagTGATTCGCGTTTGGATCTTTGTTGCGTTTGGATCTATCTTGATTTTTCATTGGTAACATTAAATCTCTGGATTTTGTTTACACCTGCTAAGTGAGGGAGACTGTCGAACAGCTGTTGAAGATCAAATTCATTGAGTAGTTTCACATTTAATCATGTTatgatttttctcttttacgtCTCTCtattataaatgtatttacttgcatattgcatattttttgaGGTCCCAACATCAAAAGATTCTTAAATATTCGCTGTTGTGTTACGAAAAAATTCaggtaaaacatttaaaagaaaatataatttctatgtaattttctaGGCATTTATCCAACAATTCAACATCTGTTGCATAAATCCGCAAGGCTTTTTtcaagtaatttaatatatgtttaaatacgttttctagaaaaataaacaagGATCACAAATCATTTACTATTACGTTTCGATATTATTAAGTATGAAGGATAAGGTCttaaatttgtttcatttatttctaaaagaaggataagattgaaaattcaaatgtaATGTATTAAGACTATTTTTGCATTAATGTCATTAACTGAATTTATATGtatgaaattcaatatataataagttaaaaaaattaattgaattaaaagaAGTTCtgtataaaaatgaattctaAGGATTGGGACAGTGTTAGATAATTAGAAAAATCTTAGTGGTATCAAACATTGGCCGTAGTCCACAAGCTGATATACATTATCATTGCTCTGACTGAGGCtgacaatttatatttataagcataaaaaaaaaagaattcgCATAGAATAACTCCTGTcatgtagtaatatttaaattgttttaggTAGGCAGTATTGATGCAAAATTTCACAATCTACCTA
This window contains:
- the LOC125205920 gene encoding YTH domain-containing protein ECT3-like isoform X1; protein product: MAGEKKTETYQLNAPVAKSESSINIPDKDMVKDGFPSEPVSSVSAGGNVVPGKSATDQSVSSEQGPYYPPTSCYDYYYPGYNGNFTQPDDKGFPNTPGGSYAGIQQDNASLLYYVPGYGPYSTGFVGVDGKQAYTSSEYPCSYGSEVFPCYTYDSTYAGNGSSSNKSGSVKSAGTSGSGRSNGFNVAKTHSNLSSKSSALPYNYKTQQPNSSSSVYQNQSLHPLNKFGAGFQSSGLMRGIQPSGNFSSFTSRNPRPFPQYGQVNYQSNAGLWNNNYRSRSRENFGRSGEVKAASELTRGPRADSKNSSKSPADVEQLGFAIDRDKYNLQEFEAVYDSAKFFVIKSYSEDDIHKCIKYDVWSSTPNGNKKLDAAFREADAKTTEAGKKCPVFLFFSVNGSGQFVGVAEMIGHVDFSKNMDFWQLDKWNGFFPLKWHIIKDVPNTQLRHIILENNDNKAVTYSRDTQEVELKQGLEILSIFKNYSAKTCVLDDFNFYENREKALKAKRSGVPVSQTNGFRNNDYEKHSGESAKNNQSDTPSLVSLTENLSLETQPLQSSI
- the LOC125205920 gene encoding YTH domain-containing protein ECT3-like isoform X2, yielding MAGEKKTETYQLNAPVAKSESSINIPDKDMVKDGFPSEPVSSVSAGGNVVPGKSATDQSVSSEQGPYYPPTSCYDYYYPGYNGNFTQPDDKGFPNTPGGSYADNASLLYYVPGYGPYSTGFVGVDGKQAYTSSEYPCSYGSEVFPCYTYDSTYAGNGSSSNKSGSVKSAGTSGSGRSNGFNVAKTHSNLSSKSSALPYNYKTQQPNSSSSVYQNQSLHPLNKFGAGFQSSGLMRGIQPSGNFSSFTSRNPRPFPQYGQVNYQSNAGLWNNNYRSRSRENFGRSGEVKAASELTRGPRADSKNSSKSPADVEQLGFAIDRDKYNLQEFEAVYDSAKFFVIKSYSEDDIHKCIKYDVWSSTPNGNKKLDAAFREADAKTTEAGKKCPVFLFFSVNGSGQFVGVAEMIGHVDFSKNMDFWQLDKWNGFFPLKWHIIKDVPNTQLRHIILENNDNKAVTYSRDTQEVELKQGLEILSIFKNYSAKTCVLDDFNFYENREKALKAKRSGVPVSQTNGFRNNDYEKHSGESAKNNQSDTPSLVSLTENLSLETQPLQSSI